The sequence below is a genomic window from Aureispira sp. CCB-E.
TTTCCATATTGTTGAATACAAGGAGCATTAGGGTTGTACGACCATATTTGTTCTTCGCATTGTCCTTTGTGTGCAATGATATGCATAGCTGAAGATAGCCATGCAGCGCACTCATTATCTGACTCAAGGGCTTTGGTTTCAAAAAATAGATGCTGTTCTGAAAGGTCATATTTTCTACCAGTTTGCATATAGTAGGAAAGTTCATTGGCAACTGTAACAGCAAAGGCTGTGCAAGTGCCTCTTTGATTTCCTTGATCTTGGATTGGATTTAGGTAATGAATGTGATTGACAGCATTTGCTAGGGTAAAATCAGTGTTATTAAGACGGTCAATTGAATGCATCTTTACCTGAACATCTACGGTATTCTCCCGATCCTCGTAAATAGGAACTTTTAGTTTATTATCGTTAAAATTTTCAAAGTTTTGAGGTCGCTTAGCACCTAGTTTATAATCAATGGAGCCAAGACCGCTTAATTTTTCTAAATTATAGCTAGGAATGATACGCTCACAAATAGTTTCAATTGTTTTTAACTGAGTATTGTCCTTCAATTGAAGGGTGCTGATTAATTGTTGTTCTATCGCTTTATTCTTGACTAGAGCATACAACTGTTCCCAATCGTAAATAGCATGTTCTTGTAAGATCTTAACTGTTTGCTCAAAGGGGTTTTCGGATGTAAATACTTCATCTGGACTGTTAGTTTCGTACAATTCCTTAGATATAGAGGTGTTAATTCTAGCGCCATTGAAAATAGATTTCTCCATGATATATGATGTTTATCAAATTAAAGATTATTAAATTAAAAATTGTATTGAAGCCCCACATAGAAATTAGGAGGCCAAGAAAAATTGTATTGATAATCCTTTTCCAAATCGTCAGAACCAGTTATTGGATCTCCTGGGCGAAGTGTGTTTAATTCTTTTACCCAAGAAAGAGCAATACCTCCAGATATAGCGATTCGTCTTACGTTATTGATATTACTTCTTATGCCAAGACCAGCCATCAGTGTTGGAACCTCTGTGTTTACTCCTAAACCTATTTGGAAGAAAGGGTGTAAAGGAGAGTTTTCTATAACGTAATTGAAATTAAGCATGGTAGATATATTGATGTTACCTACATGGTTTCTAATAGAATCTCCCACATACATTTGGTTGTTCACAGAGTCGAATTTTGTTCCATAAGAAATAAAAGAGAAAGAGGTATAAGCTAGCCCAATAGAGACCTCAGGAATGAAGCGTTGAAATTTTCTGAATCTTTGAGTACGTTTGAGTACTTCTTGGGGGGAGGTGCTGACAATCTCGCCTTTATCAGACAATACATAGCCACTTTTTTGAATGGTGATGGTATGGACAGATACCTTACCTTTTTTTATAGGAACTGAGGCTATATGGAGGCTCCATTCCAATCCAGGACTCCAGTCTCCATCCACTTGCATGGCTTTGTCATAGGTGTCTTTAACGAGCTCGTAGGCTTTGTTAAGATTGTCAAATCTTTTCCTCTGCTCATAAAAAATAGTTGTTAAATCGTTTAAGATAGAGTTGAAAATGAACTCTGCTACATAGGCGTGAGGAGCATCACAATCATAAGATTTCATTTGGGTTTCTAATGAGAATGACTCGATAAGCGCTTTAATATTTGTAAAATGCAGTTCAATGTCACTAAGGCTATCTTTTAATTCATCCAATTTCTTTTTTGTATGGGTTGGATTGGCAAAATCTAAGGCTTTCAAAAGGGTAAAAACATGGTTTATTTTTGTTTTTTTATTGATTTCTAAGTGTTTTTTTATTTGTAACAATTTATTTTGTATGCCTTTGTGAGTATGACATTCACTTTCAACATAACTCGTATCATTAGAGTTGTCATCAAGTGTGTTAATAACCATTGCTACTTTATTAGATGGCAGACCCTCTAAAATAGTTGCTAACGCCTTTTCTGCTGCTTCATTGATAGGATCTAGAATGATTTCATTTTGTGTTGTCACACTGTAATTTAAGGGGTTGAGTGGGCGCATGTATAGGTTAAGACCATTCTCAGAAACCAAAAAAATGGTACTGTCTTCTAGGGACTTAGGCGAAAAAGGATTTTGGGGATCGTTTAGGCTTTTATTGACCTGATATTTCAATTGTTGGTTGGCTAAATCAAATTTTAAAAAGAGGTTTTCTAGTTTTTTTATTCTAATACCATTTTCTAAAACGTCTTTTGCCTTTTGGGCATAAGAGAAACTAGAGATTAGTACAAGAAATAGAATCGTGATTGTTTTCATTTTTATTGAATTTTAGTTGATAATTGGATATAGGGAGGGCTAGCCACGTTTTTGTCATTATCAAAAAGTAGCAGTTTACTGGTCGAGAAATAGGTGTTGGAAAATTAGAAGGAGATTAGGAATAGCCCTAGGCCATTCCTAATCTGAAAAAGTTGTATGGTGTAGTAGCTTAAGTGCGTTTCATGTACTTTATTTCTATTGTAGTTTTATTATTACTATTGGTAGTGGTTTTTAAGAATATTCGCTGTTTTTGCATCAGATAGATTTGATTAAATTTTGGTTCTGATGTCAATGCTCGAATGTCATCTACACCAATAATACCCAGCATGAATTTGTTTGAATTAGCAATATCAATATAAGGGCTATCTAGATCTTTTAATTTGAGTTGGGTAGTAGCATCAGCGAAACCACCTTTGATGTCTCCATCATAATCAATAGTGTTAAAGAGTATTTTAGAATATACTGGAGCATTGTCAAAGTCATTGCTATCGGCAATGCTTAATTCCCCTTGCAGAATACCAGTATTTTTGTGTTTATAAATGGTTAGTTCAAGACCTTCACTTAGCAAGAGTTCTGTGTTCTTAGAAGCATCTTCAAAGTGCAAAGTTAGTTTTTTAGTACTGTCACTGTAAGTAACTTTTTGAGGATAATCGCTCATGATTCAAAGTTTTATGATTAAATGCTTACTCTATTTTGGCTTTTCAGCAATCGCCATTGTTATTTTATCTTTCAAGGCAGTTTGTAAAACAATTTAAAGAGCCATACTGTCGAGCAAAAGGAAGGTAACTTTGCTCAAGTAGAGCGACCTCAAAGCCCAAGCTTTCCCATACATATTTACTTTCAAGGTCATATTTTTTTAGATGTGTCCAATCTCCATATTTTATAGGATGGTTGGTTCTGAGACATTGTTGGATATTTCTACTCAAATTAGATGACATTTCTTTTTTAGAAAAATCAGATGCACTACTTCCATAAGCTGGGAGCCAGACTTTTTTAGAAGTTTTTTGTTGGGGAGTCTCCTCAATATGTTCTACCAAACAATTGTTATAAGAAGCCCAAAACCATTCTCTTTTAAGACAAGCTGAGCCTACTTTGTCATTGTATGTCAGTATCAAAGGAATAGAAACTATATTTAGATTTACCTTCAATTCCTGTACAAAACTAGTTTTAAGGTTTTCTATACAAGAGCAAAGAGAAGCTTGCATTTGTGTGATCCAACCATTCAAAAACAAGTAAAATTCATGATCCAATTGCTCTAGAGCTTCTACTCCAAGTCTGGGGTGACCAACTACTATTGTATAGCTTGTTTTGTCTTTGTTAAATCCAGCTAAGGTTAAAAACATGTCCAAATGATAAATGGGCTGTTTTCTAATATCAGATAAAAGTGGAAACTTGTTTTCAAAGGTATCTTTTGAGGTATGATATTCCTCATGAGGAGGAGGTACACAAGACTTGACAAAAATAGTTTTGATTCCAAACCAGTTCTCATAAACCTTTTTACAATCTACCTTACAATCTTCAGGGTGAATGTCATTGGCTCCAACCAACATAAAACCGTCTCCAACCAATAGGTTCCCCCCTTCAAATGGAAGCCCTGTTTGCTTTAGTTTGAAATTTGGAAGTAAATTGGATTCAGCAGTAGACTGAGCAAGTCTTTTTAAGGAAAATAAATAATTGCTATCTATATTTCCTATCATACCATAAGTAGTGACAGAAGATGTTCTTTCATTTATGAGTTTTAAAGGATAAAAGT
It includes:
- a CDS encoding C1 family peptidase, which gives rise to MEKSIFNGARINTSISKELYETNSPDEVFTSENPFEQTVKILQEHAIYDWEQLYALVKNKAIEQQLISTLQLKDNTQLKTIETICERIIPSYNLEKLSGLGSIDYKLGAKRPQNFENFNDNKLKVPIYEDRENTVDVQVKMHSIDRLNNTDFTLANAVNHIHYLNPIQDQGNQRGTCTAFAVTVANELSYYMQTGRKYDLSEQHLFFETKALESDNECAAWLSSAMHIIAHKGQCEEQIWSYNPNAPCIQQYGKPSNAQSNARNFTNTYAFVNGQDILTLKQILNTNRIIPFSIPVYKSWYRSTETRRTGRITLPINGDEEISGHAMTLVGYQDDSTFEGGGYFIVRNSWGTTWAPDSYYGAGYGIIPYLYMKKYCWSALTF